One genomic region from Cataglyphis hispanica isolate Lineage 1 chromosome 11, ULB_Chis1_1.0, whole genome shotgun sequence encodes:
- the LOC126852852 gene encoding lipase 1-like isoform X1 — MRLIGIVYLLSFYNRLDTASANITPESSMFMRTSQNELNNTELNPDVDLNTLEVIRRAGYPVEAHVITMEDGYLLTLHRIPGGHDSLPVLLQHGLFSNSAQWVVLDKDKALPYLLADQGYDVWLGNFRGNTYSRAHISLSPSDSTFWDFSFNEMGIYDLPATITFITNMRSQSLYTYIGHSMGAASFFIMASERPEIARKVQMMISFAPAVFMNHMESPLQYFVPFTRELKMIMQFFFNGEFLQSDLVKFFFKYVCDENITGEFCSNVLFMMFGQDREQLNSTLLPFILSHSGSETSFKTLVHFAQEVRSGKFRKYDYGRAKNLLIYNSTEPPDYDLANITTPIALFYADNDLGVIAEDVKRLYHLLPNILDMYEVPWSKFNHTLLPVIFSHFPAGGSFDTLVQYVQGFQSNKFRQYDYGSARNLLIYNSVEPADYNLANIMIPIALFYGPGDTLDNIMGVKKLYRMLPNVVDVYEVPWRNFNHVDFIWAKDARKLVYERVLRIMRSENSNNVTSMKKCYAGN, encoded by the exons ATGAGATTAATCGGGATCGTGTATTTGCTGTCGTTTTACAATCGTCTTGATACGGCGTCGGCGAATATAACTCCTGAGTCAAGTATGTTTATGAGGACTAGCCAAAATGAATTGAACAATACTGAACTTAATCCTGATGTCGATCTCAACACG cTGGAGGTAATAAGAAGGGCGGGTTATCCCGTGGAGGCTCATGTCATAACGATGGAGGACGGCTATCTCTTGACGTTACATCGAATCCCAGGTGGCCACGATTCCTTACCTGTATTGTTACAACACGGTCTTTTCAGCAATTCCGCACAGTGGGTTGTTCTTGACAAAGACAAAGCATTAC CTTACCTATTAGCGGATCAAGGATATGATGTTTGGTTAGGCAATTTTCGCGGTAATACTTATTCAAGAGcgcatatttctttatctccGTCGGACTCGACATTTTGGGATTTCAG CTTCAACGAAATGGGCATCTACGATTTACCCGCGAcgattacatttattacaaatatgagATCGCAATCACTGTATACCTACATTGGTCATTCAATGGGCGCAGCTAGTTTTTTCATAATGGCATCAGAGCGTCCGGAAATCGCTCGAAAGGTGCAAATGATGATCAGCTTTGCGCCAGCGGTTTTCATGAATCATATGGAAAGTCCGTTACAATACTTTGTCCCTTTCACGAGGGAGTTGAag ATGATAATGCAGTTTTTCTTCAATGGTGAATTTCTTCAAAGcgatttagtaaaatttttttttaaatacgtctGCGACGAGAACATCACCGGAGAGTTTTGCTCCAACGTGTTGTTTATGATGTTCGGTCAAGATCGCGAGCAGCTTAATAGC ACTCTGTTGCCCTTCATTCTGAGTCATTCTGGATCTGAAACCTCGTTTAAAACGCTAGTACACTTCGCTCAAGAAGTCCGGTCGGGCAAGTTTCGCAAATACGATTATGGTAGAGCGAAAAATCTGTTAATCTATAATTCGACGGAACCTCCGGACTACGATCTCGCGAATATCACGACACCAATCGCGTTGTTTTATGCCGACAACGATTTGGGGGTTATCGCAGAG gATGTGAAGAGGTTATACCATTTACTACCCAACATATTGGATATGTACGAAGTACCGTGGTCCAAATTTAATCAC ACTCTGTTACCCGTCATCTTTAGTCATTTTCCGGCCGGTGGTTCATTTGATACGCTAGTACAATACGTTCAGGGATTTCAATCGAACAAGTTTCGTCAATATGATTACGGTAGCGCAAGAAATCTATTGATCTATAACTCGGTGGAACCTGCGGACTACAATCTAGCGAATATAATGATTCCGATTGCGTTATTTTACGGCCCTGGCGACACCCTAGATAATATCATG ggTGTGAAGAAACTTTACCGCATGTTGCCCAATGTAGTGGACGTATATGAAGTTCCATGGCGCAATTTCAATCATGTGGATTTTATATGGGCCAAAGATGCGCGGAAACTCGTATATGAGAGAGTTCTCAGGATCATGAGAAGCGAGAATTCAAATAATGTTACATCAATGAAGAAATGTTACGCaggcaattaa
- the LOC126852856 gene encoding lipase 3-like, protein MGIYDLPAMIKFITNMKSQPLHTYIGHSMGTTTFYVMASERPEIARMVKIMISFGPAAFTKHSKSPILNLFTYWREFQIIWRLFFHDEFLPQSDLLRFISKYVCDQNLFSEKICANMIFLICGYDIEQFDYSLLPVILSHDPAGVSVKTFLHYIQIYQSDKFRQYDYGREKNQLMYNSPEPPDYNLTNITIPIALIYGLGDWVIDVVDVKRLYHLLPNVVDMYEVPWPKFNHVDFMWAKDAPKLVYERVLELMKGKHLNNDYRR, encoded by the exons ATGGGCATCTATGATTTACCtgcaatgattaaatttatcacaaatatgaAATCACAACcattgcatacatatattggTCATTCGATGGGCACAACAACTTTTTATGTAATGGCATCGGAGCGTCCGGAAATCGCTCGAATGGTGAAAATAATGATCAGCTTTGGGCCAGCGGCATTTACAAAACATTCTAAAAGTCCGATACTAAATTTGTTCACTTATTGGAGGGAGTTTCAG atAATCTGGAGACTTTTTTTCCACGATGAATTCCTTCCGCAGAGCGATCTTTTGAGATTTATCTCGAAATATGTTTGCGATCAGAATCTCTTCTCGGAGAAGATTTGCGCTAACATGATATTTCTAATCTGCGGTTACGACATCGAGCAGTTTGACTAT TCTCTATTGCCTGTCATCCTGAGTCACGACCCAGCCGGCGTTTCGGTTAAGACGTTTCTACATTACATTCAGATATACCAATCGGATAAGTTTCGCCAATATGATTACGGTCGCGAGAAAAATCAGTTGATGTACAACTCGCCGGAACCTCCGGACTACAATTTGACTAATATCACGATACCTATCGCATTGATCTATGGTCTTGGCGACTGGGTAATTGATGTGGTG gATGTGAAGAGGTTGTATCATTTACTGCCCAACGTAGTGGATATGTACGAAGTACCGTGGCCCAAATTTAATCACGTGGATTTTATGTGGGCCAAGGATGCGCCCAAACTAGTATACGAGAGAGTACTCGAGCTTATGAAgggaaaacatttaaataatgattatcgacgataa
- the LOC126852852 gene encoding lipase 3-like isoform X3, translated as MRLIRIVYLLSFYGRHDAAPANVTPELSTFMRKIWINQNRSDNNKFNPDVNLNVSEMIRKEGYPAETHVIMTQDGYFLTLHRIPGGNGSLPVLLQHGLFCSSVSWVILGKGKALAYLLADEGYDVWLGNFRGNTYSRTHISLSSSNSTFWDFSLNELGIYDLPAMITFITNKRSQPLHMYIGHSMGSTCFFVMATERPEIVSMVKMMISFGPTVFMKYTTSPLRYISFLKDYKIIMRFFFHEFLTSDFVKSFLKYFCDQSFGRRICSNVMFMMWGYSEQFNHTLLPVIFSHFPAGGSFDTLVQYVQGFQSNKFRQYDYGSARNLLIYNSVEPADYNLANIMIPIALFYGPGDTLDNIMGVKKLYRMLPNVVDVYEVPWRNFNHVDFIWAKDARKLVYERVLRIMRSENSNNVTSMKKCYAGN; from the exons ATGAGATTGATTAGGATCGTGTATTTGTTGTCATTTTATGGTCGTCATGATGCGGCTCCGGCAAATGTAACCCCCGAATTAAGCACGTTCATGAGAAAAATATGGATTAATCAAAATAGATCGGACAACAACAAATTTAATCCTGATGTCAATCTCAATGTG TCGGAGATGATAAGAAAAGAGGGTTATCCCGCAGAAACTCATGTTATCATGACCCAGGATGGCTATTTTTTGACCTTACATCGTATCCCAGGTGGCAACGGTTCTTTACCTGTATTACTGCAACATGGTTTGTTTTGCTCCTCCGTTAGTTGGGTTATTCTTGGCAAAGGCAAAGCAttag CTTACCTATTAGCCGATGAAGGATACGATGTTTGGTTGGGCAATTTTCGTGGTAATACTTATTCGAGGACGCACATTTCCCTATCTTCGTCGAACTCGACATTTTGGGATTTCAG ccTTAACGAACTGGGCATTTACGATTTACCTGCGatgattacatttattacaaataagagATCGCAGCCATTGCATATGTACATTGGTCATTCAATGGGCTCAACTTGTTTTTTCGTAATGGCAACAGAGCGCCCGGAAATTGTTTCAATGGTAAAAATGATGATCAGCTTTGGCCCAACGGTCTTTATGAAATATACGACAAGTCCGCTACGATATATCAGCTTCTTAAAAGACTATAAG ATAataatgcgatttttttttcacgaattttTGACAAGCGATTTCGTAAAATCGTTTTTGAAATACTTTTGCGACCAGAGCTTTGGCAGAAGGATCTGCTCTAACGTGATGTTTATGATGTGGGGTTATAGCGAGCAATTTAATCAC ACTCTGTTACCCGTCATCTTTAGTCATTTTCCGGCCGGTGGTTCATTTGATACGCTAGTACAATACGTTCAGGGATTTCAATCGAACAAGTTTCGTCAATATGATTACGGTAGCGCAAGAAATCTATTGATCTATAACTCGGTGGAACCTGCGGACTACAATCTAGCGAATATAATGATTCCGATTGCGTTATTTTACGGCCCTGGCGACACCCTAGATAATATCATG ggTGTGAAGAAACTTTACCGCATGTTGCCCAATGTAGTGGACGTATATGAAGTTCCATGGCGCAATTTCAATCATGTGGATTTTATATGGGCCAAAGATGCGCGGAAACTCGTATATGAGAGAGTTCTCAGGATCATGAGAAGCGAGAATTCAAATAATGTTACATCAATGAAGAAATGTTACGCaggcaattaa
- the LOC126852852 gene encoding lipase 3-like isoform X2, with the protein MIIHFIKNFYYVRFFLLIIESLIDAGKLIGIVYLVLFCDFKWMLTDMTFESSTFLKIKTSWINWIWLNNITVNPDAILNTSEMIRKEGYPAETHVIMTQDGYFLTLHRIPGGNGSLPVLLQHGLFCSSVSWVILGKGKALAYLLADEGYDVWLGNFRGNTYSRTHISLSSSNSTFWDFSLNELGIYDLPAMITFITNKRSQPLHMYIGHSMGSTCFFVMATERPEIVSMVKMMISFGPTVFMKYTTSPLRYISFLKDYKIIMRFFFHEFLTSDFVKSFLKYFCDQSFGRRICSNVMFMMWGYSEQFNHTLLPVIFSHFPAGGSFDTLVQYVQGFQSNKFRQYDYGSARNLLIYNSVEPADYNLANIMIPIALFYGPGDTLDNIMGVKKLYRMLPNVVDVYEVPWRNFNHVDFIWAKDARKLVYERVLRIMRSENSNNVTSMKKCYAGN; encoded by the exons atgataattcattttatta aaaacttttattacgttcgtttctttttattgattattgaatCACTCATTGATGCTGGGAAATTGATCGGGATCGTATATTTAGTATTGTTTTGCGATTTTAAATGGATGCTGACAGATATGACGTTCGAGTCAAGCACGTTCTTGAAGATAAAAACATCTTGGATAAACTGGATTTGGCTGAACAATATTACAGTCAATCCTGATGCCATTCTCAATACG TCGGAGATGATAAGAAAAGAGGGTTATCCCGCAGAAACTCATGTTATCATGACCCAGGATGGCTATTTTTTGACCTTACATCGTATCCCAGGTGGCAACGGTTCTTTACCTGTATTACTGCAACATGGTTTGTTTTGCTCCTCCGTTAGTTGGGTTATTCTTGGCAAAGGCAAAGCAttag CTTACCTATTAGCCGATGAAGGATACGATGTTTGGTTGGGCAATTTTCGTGGTAATACTTATTCGAGGACGCACATTTCCCTATCTTCGTCGAACTCGACATTTTGGGATTTCAG ccTTAACGAACTGGGCATTTACGATTTACCTGCGatgattacatttattacaaataagagATCGCAGCCATTGCATATGTACATTGGTCATTCAATGGGCTCAACTTGTTTTTTCGTAATGGCAACAGAGCGCCCGGAAATTGTTTCAATGGTAAAAATGATGATCAGCTTTGGCCCAACGGTCTTTATGAAATATACGACAAGTCCGCTACGATATATCAGCTTCTTAAAAGACTATAAG ATAataatgcgatttttttttcacgaattttTGACAAGCGATTTCGTAAAATCGTTTTTGAAATACTTTTGCGACCAGAGCTTTGGCAGAAGGATCTGCTCTAACGTGATGTTTATGATGTGGGGTTATAGCGAGCAATTTAATCAC ACTCTGTTACCCGTCATCTTTAGTCATTTTCCGGCCGGTGGTTCATTTGATACGCTAGTACAATACGTTCAGGGATTTCAATCGAACAAGTTTCGTCAATATGATTACGGTAGCGCAAGAAATCTATTGATCTATAACTCGGTGGAACCTGCGGACTACAATCTAGCGAATATAATGATTCCGATTGCGTTATTTTACGGCCCTGGCGACACCCTAGATAATATCATG ggTGTGAAGAAACTTTACCGCATGTTGCCCAATGTAGTGGACGTATATGAAGTTCCATGGCGCAATTTCAATCATGTGGATTTTATATGGGCCAAAGATGCGCGGAAACTCGTATATGAGAGAGTTCTCAGGATCATGAGAAGCGAGAATTCAAATAATGTTACATCAATGAAGAAATGTTACGCaggcaattaa